From a single Plasmodium coatneyi strain Hackeri chromosome 4, complete sequence genomic region:
- a CDS encoding N-acetyltransferase yields the protein MNLFKQKEKTPSSISHILINKQKGRFPEPLISIRQLEEKDINEVRQLLHDHFNSLTLPAVIYWSIQHIYDLLVIVVINYIFFLDLKKIFYFLIIFLIYLYIRAKLEFLNHIRNDCPDLENLYKSYINVEGCNFWVAEVFDNNFGSASRTTCSDIHEREKVLLEQEEQEKLLNSDKGEEEVKNSDEENNGKYMKDAPSKSGTFESGEESNEAKMLQKNSFNKSKDSIVSPNHSETEKDVTTEGDHENKNVNEATNSEQSGTKRNVVNMMDLGECTSPNYNDIYYKVSSNSPRGVADGLNSAQGGGDPLNDTEGAGKSDGTLEVGTTNGTNEKEKGKKGKENHGKNGKHDKNSQNSKCDDEVDEQKENIANSDNNHNHDNNESNSRTVDHTTDLQNNTLSGSGEKTKLLCNIGDIANKELIESRRTVPYRLNEIGKNIFRSKTNDDDDSTFRFVNKKIVGCVGIVPFKGDNSIAQLVRMVVKKDNRRMRIGSRLLTQLENFAHEQNYQELKVFTNNLNTDSLYFVKQNGFNLSQIVRRGLMRGDLLIWSKILNKDDFYKFNSPGRNQYVKSMNLGEY from the exons ATGAATTTATtcaagcagaaggaaaagacgCCAAGTTCTATATCTCACATTTTAATAA ataagcaaaaaggaaggttccCCGAACCGCTGATTTCGATAAGACAACTGGAAGAGAAGGACATAAACGAAGTGAGGCAGTTGCTGCACGATCACTTCAACTCGCTAACCCTGCCCGCCGTTATTTACTGGTCCATACAACACATTTATGATTTGCTAGTGATCGTGGTGATAAattatatcttttttttggatttaaagaaaattttttatttcttgattatatttttaatatatttgtacataaGGGCAAAGCTGGAATTTTTAAACCATATAAGAAATGACTGCCCAGATTTGGagaatttatataaaagCTACATAAACGTGGAGGGGTGCAATTTTTGGGTGGCCGAGGTGTTTGATAATAATTTTGGCTCGGCCAGCAGAACAACATGTAGTGACATAcacgaaagggaaaaggttTTACTGGAACAGGAGGAACAGGAAAAGCTGTTAAATAGTGataagggggaggaagaagtaaagaactccgatgaagaaaataatggcAAGTACATGAAAGATGCACCATCAAAAAGTGGAACGTTCGAAAGTGGTGAAGAATCGAATGAGGCAAAAATGTTACAGAAAAATAGCTTTAACAAAAGTAAAGACAGCATTGTGAGTCCGAACCATTCCGAAACGGAAAAGGACGTAACCACAGAGGGGGATCATGAAAACAAGAACGTCAATGAAGCCACAAATTCTGAGCAAAGTGGAACCAAAAGAAATGTCGTCAATATGATGGACCTTGGGGAGTGCACATCACCTAATTACAATGATATTTACTACAAGGTGAGTAGTAATTCGCCCAGGGGGGTTGCAGACGGGTTGAATAGCGCCCAAGGGGGGGGGGACCCTTTGAATGACACTGAAGGTGCAGGTAAGAGTGATGGCACGTTGGAGGTTGGGACCACGAACGGTACgaacgaaaaggagaagggaaaaaaaggtaaagaaaATCAcggtaaaaatgggaagcatGATAAGAATAGTCAAAATAGCAAATGTGATGATGAGGTGGACgagcagaaggaaaacattGCCAATAGCGACAACAATCATAATCATGATAACAACGAGAGTAACAGCCGAACGGTGGATCACACCACTGATCTGCAGAACAACACGCTTAGTGgaagtggagaaaaaacaaagctCCTCTGCAATATAGGCGATATAGCCAACAAGGAGCTCATCGAAAGTAGAAGAACAGTGCCATATCGATTAAACGaaattgggaaaaatatattccgATCCAAAACtaacgatgatgatgattctACCTTTCGttttgtgaacaaaaaaatagttgGCTGCGTAGGAATTGTGCCGTTCAAGGGAGACAATTCTATAGCACAACTAGTCAGAAtggttgtaaaaaaggacaacAGGAGAATGAGAATAGGAAGCAGGTTGCTAACCCAGTTGGAGAATTTCGCACATGAACAGAATTACCAAGAATTAAAAGTTTTCACAAATAACTTAAATACAGACAGtttatattttgttaaaCAAAATGGCTTTAATTTATCTCAAATTGTTCGGAGGGGCCTGATGAGGGGCGACCTGCTCATCTGGTCCAAGATCCTAAACAAGGACGATTTTTACAAGTTCAATTCGCCAGGTAGGAACCAATATGTCAAGTCTATGAATTTGGGGGAGTACTGA
- a CDS encoding cGMP-dependent protein kinase, giving the protein MRALFATTHPHFSNERNKKKAIFSNDEFSGEDTLMEEHLQLREKLSEDIEMIKSSLKNNLVCSTLNDNEILTLSNYMQFFVFKSGDLVIKQGEKGSYFFIINSGKFDVYVNDKKVKSMGKGSSFGEAALIHNTQRSATIMAETDGTLWGVQRSTFRATLKQLSNRNFNENRSFIDSVSVFDMLTEAQKNMITNACVIQTFKPGEVIVKQGDYGDVLYILKEGKATVFINDKEIRVLNKGSYFGERALLYDEPRSATIIAKEPTACASICRKLLNIVLGNLQVVLFRNIMTEALQQSEIFKQFSAEQLNDLADTAIVRDYPANYHILHKDKVKSVKYIIVLEGKVELFLDDESIGILTRGKSFGDQYVLNQKQKFRHTIKSLEICKIALITESCLADCLGDNNIDASIDHNNKKSIIKKMYIFRYLSEKQCNLLIEAFRTTRYEEGDYIIQEGEVGSRFYIIKNGEVEVTKNGKRLRTLGKNDYFGERALLYDEPRTASIISKATNVECWFVDKSVFLQIIQGPMLTHLEERIKMQDTKVEMDELETERIIGRGTFGTVKLVHHKPTQIRYALKCVSKRSIINLNQQNNIKLEREITAENDHPFIIRLVRTFKDAKCFYFLTELVTGGELYDAIRKLGLLSKPQAQFYLGSIILAIEYLHERNIVYRDLKPENILLDKQGYVKLIDFGCAKKIQGRAYTLVGTPHYMAPEVILGKGYGCTVDIWALGVCLYEFICGPLPFGNDQEDQLEIFRDILTGHLTFPEYVSDQDSINLMKRLLCRLPQGRIGCSINGFKDIKEHAFFSNFNWDKLAGRLLDPPLVSKGETYAEDIDIKQIEEEDALTEGEPLDGDDNWDVDF; this is encoded by the exons ATGCGTGCACTTTTTGCCACGACCCACCCACATTTCAGCAATGAACGGAATAAGAAGaaggcaattttttcaaatgacGAATTCTCGGGGGAAGACACTTTGATGGAG GAACACCTCCAACTGAGGGAAAAACTCTCAGAAGACATTGAGATGATAAAGTCCTCGCTCAAAAACAACCTCGTTTGTAGCACATTGAACGACAATGAAATATTGACCCTGTCTAATTAcatgcaattttttgttttcaagAGTGGAGACCTGGTGATAAAGCAGGGCGAGAAAG GATCCTACTTCTTCATTATAAACAGCGGCAAGTTCGACGTGTATGTGAATGACAAGAAGGTGAAGAGCATGGGGAAGGGGAGTTCCTTCGGGGAAGCAGCCCTAATTCACAACACTCAGAGAAGCGCAACGATCATGGCTGAGACGGACGGGACGCTTTGGGGTGTGCAGAGGAGTACATTCAGGGCAACACTAAAGCAACTGTCTAATAGAAATTTCAACGAAAACAGAAGTTTCATCGACTCTGTTTCTGTATTCGATATGCTAACGGAAGCACAGAAAAATATGATAACCAATGCATGTGTTATTCAGACTTTTAAACCGGGAGAGGTAATTGTAAAGCAGGGCGATTATGGTGatgtgttgtatatattgAAGGAAGGTAAAGCCACAGTTTTTATTAACGATAAAGAAATAAGAGTACTTAACAAA GGATCCTACTTCGGAGAACGAGCTCTGCTGTATGACGAACCGAGAAGTGCCACGATCATAGCGAAAGAACCCACGGCGTGTGCATCGATATGCAGAAAGCTGCTAAATATAGTGTTGGGCAATTTACAAGTTGTCCTATTTCGCAACATCATGACGGAAGCCTTACAACAGAgcgaaatttttaaacaattCAGTGCAGAGCAGCTAAACGATTTAGCAGACACAGCCATTGTTAGGGATTACCCAGCGAATTATCACATTCTTCACAAGGATAAGGTTAAGTCGGTTAAGTATATCATCGtgttggaagggaaggtggaGTTATTTCTGGATGATGAATCTATAGGGATACTTACAAGAGGAAAATCCTTCGGGGATCAATACGTCTTAAATCAGAAGCAGAAGTTTAGACATACGATTAAGTCGTTGgaaatttgtaaaattgcTCTGATCACAGAATCATGTTTGGCGGACTGTCTAGGAGACAACAACATAGATGCATCGATAGACcataacaacaaaaaaagcaTCATCAAAAAGATGTACATTTTTAGGTACCTAAGTGAGAAGCAATGCAATTTACTTATCGAAGCGTTTAGGACTACCCGCTATGAAGAGGGGGATTATATAATTCAAGAAGGAGAAGTGGGTTCAAGGTTctacataataaaaaatggagaagtagaagtaacaaaaaatggaaagagacTACGAACATTGGGGAAGAATGATTACTTTGGGGAAAGGGCTCTCCTATATGATGAACCCAGAACAGCATCCATCATCAGTAAGGCAACCAATGTGGAGTGCTGGTTTGTGGATAAAAGTGTGTTTTTGCAAATTATTCAGGGACCCATGTTAACTCACTTGGAGGAGCGAATAAAAATGCAAGACACCAAAGTGGAGATGGACGAATTGGAGACTGAAAGAATTATAGGTAGAGGTACATTCGGAACCGTTAAGTTAGTGCACCACAAACCGACACAAATTAGATATGCCCTAAAATGTGTCAGCAAAAGAAGTATCATTAATCTAAATCagcaaaataatataaaattggaGAGGGAAATTACTGCAGAAAATGACCACCCATTTATTATTAGACTTGTGAGGACATTTAAGGATGCCaagtgtttttattttttaacggAGCTAGTTACTGGAGGAGAGTTGTATGATGCTATTCGAAAATTAGGTTTACTTTCCAAACCTCAGGCACAATTTTACTTGGGGTCCATAATTCTAGCCATAGAATATCTACACGAGAGGAATATTGTGTATCGAGATCTAAAGCCAGAAAATATTCTTCTAGATAAACAGGGGTATGTAAAACTAATCGATTTTGGTTGTGCGAAGAAAATTCAGGGGAGGGCCTACACACTAGTTGGCACTCCTCACTACATGGCACCGGAAGTTATTTTGGGGAAAGGATATGGATGCACTGTGGATATATGGGCATTAGGAGTATGTCTGTATGAATTTATTTGTGGCCCCCTCCCATTTGGTAATGACCAAGAGGATCAGCTGGAAATATTCAGAGATATCCTAACAGGGCATTTAACCTTTCCTGAGTATGTGTCCGATCAGGATAGTATAAATTTGATGAAGAGACTGCTGTGTAGACTGCCTCAGGGACGAATTGGATGTTCCATAAACGGGTTCAAGGATATTAAGGAGCATGCCTTCTTTAGCAATTTC
- a CDS encoding ATP-dependent Clp protease proteolytic subunit: MQSHLLLVVLLVAIALSPICAHKGEATAKYSYITSRSNVRMNGLRNFKKCKTKLLLSPGEHNQHGISIPSMLLSKRIIFLSSPVYPHISEQIISQLLYLEYESKRKPIHLYINSTGDLENNKIINLNGITDVISIIDVIEYISSDVYTYCLGKAYGISCILASSGKKGFRFSLKNSSFCLNQSYSVIPFNQATNIEIQNKEIMNTKRKIVEIIANNTGKEKSHIEQILERDRYFSATEAVEFNLVDHILEKEHITNVTVLPPPPEKMLAKRLLLSARSSPNIAKYNSLKKRGSIAWTRKLSSSRERNTNFDKKKAQNGKKDIKSIDHPVDEKPSNSHQRDGGSEGVVSHLVSKNGKKQMVGELPKLVLTILQEKSSPQSEKKMLIDQYKQIVCERLEGGSQNSADKKDALNFGDIFATLYLCYVEKIFDLDFVTKVNAALEVLLRGVGNRNDQSDHRGKRGECEKDVLNEATMNHCIMMFHYLSSLNVKNVTLCNQVRDYIVNNEVPPLVIYHYLECLSLLADSTDRKGKSSLRDYVVPVVEIFLENFYNFNNYLVLCILHFLHKLSFMDAELFLLLTRKINKNVYRENANRFELCLLARTYARYKKENITFNNYLCEDLLRSLTKYEDNIQSDEDSPVSSAHSSQVRNQDSSTLDDFSPSLESQPGNAPDVIEIENVNRQNYPLFKHPLYNDGLNFYVFFVDAKTTNREKCFERKNNLNLTFVNDNAKEEGPQETSARMSEWHKLFLYDEYKEKDIKNEPFVKLEDTQKGDRQMVEAYNQSLAENLHFQFSHKKIAQLFEQVSEHMDNMKVDLATDVEAPTEMNEEAVHQYRKKILYIENYYIGHIFHIVDSLLALKAHHNCATFKKMENKILNAIKNNELYIIDNFDSDEIKSLLIFLSHTNRNYKEAFIYGLTHRMVDLYINNLCQPSTLSTFFYFLLNFTKHRVVKKNRFNHTIRNVVYNSYSWLNDNKSVLNLTAGIDATNGEEKENSDTRRVIKAKNYSLLQVLSMHVCKNVYFMSLSTLASLLRSMSYLFFNDANFFNVFIPLFMKHMADLSNVDILNITQAYNKQKIQNKYFYYLLAKQYQSNRSEETKNADQKIRLIG; encoded by the exons ATGCAAAGTCACCTGCTGTTGGTGGTGCTGCTTGTTGCGATTGCCCTTTCCcccatatgtgcacataaaggGGAGGCAACCGCCAAGTACAGCTACATAACCAGCAGAAGCAACGTACGAATGAACGGAttaagaaattttaaaaagtgcaaaacgAAGTTGCTCCTTTCACCTGGTGAACACAACCAACACGGGATCAGCATCCCGTCCATGTTACTCTCCAAAAGAATCATCTTCCTGTCATCCCCAGTGTATCCCCACATATCCGAGCAAATAATCTCACAGCTCCTCTACCTGGAGTATGAGTCCAAAAGAAAACCAATCCATTTATACATTAACAGTACGGGTGATTTAgaaaacaataaaattataaacctTAATGGAATCACAGATGTCATATCGATCATCGATGTGATAGAATACATTTCGTCTgatgtgtacacatactGTTTGGGAAAGGCGTATGGTATTTCCTGCATTTTGGCTAGcagtggaaaaaaggggttcCGATTTTCCCTCAAAAATTCGTCCTTCTGCTTGAACCAATCCTACTCGGTTATCCCATTCAACCAAGCCACCAACATTGAAATACAGAACAAGGAAATTATGaatacgaaaaggaagatcgTGGAGATTATTGCTAACAACacggggaaggagaagagtCACATCGAGCAAATTTTGGAGAGGGACAGATACTTCAGCGCTACGGAGGCTGTGGAGTTCAACCTGGTGGACCATATCCTCGAGAAGGA ACACATTACAAACGTGACCGTCTTACCCCCGCCCCCGGAAAAGATGCTCGCAAAAAGGCTTCTTCTAAGCGCGCGCTCATCGCCGAACATTGCCAAGTACAACTCGCTCAAGAAAAGAGGGTCAATCGCCTGGACCAGGAAACTCTCCTCCTCGCGCGAACGAAACACCaattttgacaaaaaaaaagcacaaaatgggaagaaagaTATCAAGTCGATTGACCACCCGGTAGACGAAAAACCATCTAACTCTCACCAGCGCGATGGAGGGTCAGAAGGAGTAGTCTCCCACTTGgtaagcaaaaatggaaagaaacaaatggTAGGGGAACTGCCCAAGTTAGTGCTTACAATTTTGCAGGAAAAATCATCCCCAcagtcagaaaaaaaaatgctaataGATCAGTACAAACAAATTGTATGTGAACGTTTGGAAGGGGGATCACAGAATAGTGCTGACAAAAAGGACGCCCTCAATTTTGGGGACATTTTTGCCACCCTGTATTTGTGTTACGTGGAAAAGATATTCGACTTGGACTTCGTGACAAAAGTGAATGCCGCGCTGGAAGTGCTGCTCAGGGGGGTGGGTAACAGAAACGATCAAAGCGATCATCGTGGTAAACGTGGTGAATGTGAGAAAGACGTGCTGAATGAAGCCACAATGAACCACTGCATAATGATGTTCCACTACTTATCCTctttaaatgtaaaaaatgtaacattgTGCAACCAGGTGAGAGACTATATTGTAAACAACGAGGTGCCCCCCCTGGTCATCTACCATTACCTGGAATGCCTCAGCCTGCTAGCCGACTCGACCGacagaaaaggcaaaagtaGTCTGCGCGATTACGTTGTGCCCGTCGTAGAAATCTTCCTGGAAAACTTTTACAACTTCAACAATTACCTTGTGTTGTGCATTCTGCATTTTCTACATAAACTGAGCTTTATGGACGCAGAACTGTTTCTCCTGCTGACAAGgaagataaataaaaatgtgtatcgGGAGAATGCGAACCGCTTTGAGTTGTGCTTGCTGGCGCGTACATACGCGCggtacaaaaaggaaaacatcaCTTTTAATAATTACCTGTGTGAAGATTTGTTGCGCAGCTTGACCAAGTATGAGGATAACATTCAGAGCGACGAGGATAGCCCCGTTAGCAGTGCGCATAGCAGCCAAGTTAGGAACCAAGATAGCAGCACTCTTGAcgatttttccccctcgcTGGAAAGCCAACCCGGGAACGCCCCCGACGTGATCGAAATTGAAAACGTGAACCGGCAGAACTACCCCCTGTTCAAGCACCCCCTGTACAACGACGGGTTGAACTTCTACGTCTTCTTCGTTGACGCCAAGACAACCAACAGGGAGAAATGCTTTGAacggaaaaataatttaaactTGACTTTTGTAAACGATAAtgctaaggaggaagggccCCAAGAAACCAGTGCACGTATGTCCGAGTGGCACAAGCTATTCCTCTACGATGAGTACAAAGAGAAGGATATAAAAAACGAACCATTCGTTAAATTGGAGGACACGCAAAAGGGGGATCGACAAATGGTTGAAGCGTACAATCAGTCTTTAGCAGAAAATCTGCACTTTCAATTTAGCCATAAGAAAATTGCACAACTGTTTGAACAGGTGAGCGAACATATGGATAACATGAAAGTTGACCTAGCGACCGATGTGGAGGCACCCACagaaatgaatgaagaagcTGTTCACCAgtacaggaaaaaaattctttatattGAAAATTATTACATTGGTCATATATTTCACATAGTAGACTCTTTGCTAGCTTTGAAGGCACACCACAATTGCGCCAcattcaaaaaaatggaaaataaaattctgaatgccataaaaaataatgaactgTACATAATTGACAATTTTGACAGCGACGAAATTAAAAgcctcttaatttttttatcacacACAAATAGGAATTACAAAGAGGCATTTATTTACGGCCTGACGCATCGAATGGTGGATCTGTATATTAATAACCTGTGCCAGCCCAGCACattgtccacatttttttattttttgttgaatTTTACAAAGCACAGAGTTGTTAAGAAGAACAGATTTAACCACACCATAAGGAATGTCGTATATAATAGCTATTCCTGGTTGAATGACAATAAAAGCGTTTTAAATCTGACCGCGGGTATCGATGCGACGAAcggggaggaaaaagaaaacagtgACACACGTCGCGTTATCAAAGCGAAAAATTACTCCCTGCTCCAAGTTCTCTCCAtgcatgtgtgcaaaaatgtcTATTTTATGAGCCTCTCAACGCTAGCCTCCCTACTCAGATCAATGTCCTACTTGTTCTTCAACgatgctaatttttttaatgtgttcATCCCTTTATTTATGAAGCACATGGCGGATCTGAGCAACGTAGATATTTTGAACATAACTCAG GCCTACAACAAGCAAAAGATTCAAAACAAATATTTCTACTACTTGCTGGCAAAGCAGTACCAGAGCAACCGTTCGgaggaaacgaaaaatgcTGACCAGAAAATTAGGCTAATTGGCTAG
- a CDS encoding Histidine triad protein produces MEKYKQILAKLKWHKNRSCEKYQFGMFEIDKREVFITTEHSYGFVNNKPLLPGHILLTTLKRKEKYNDLEIDEVIDINLLSNFMCHVMGAIHNTTNFSIAIQDGKDAGQTVDQVHIHIIPRKNSDYQNNDNIYKDMNKLNWGYGRDVVCSSCKNLVKVPLKGPVEENFKLEEFNTVLRSIDEMEVEANTIRSYIEANFASP; encoded by the exons ATGGAAAAGTACAAACAAATCCTGGCCAAACTAAAGTGGCACAAAAATCGGAGCTGCGAAAAGTACCAGTTTGGGATGTTCGAAATTGACAAGCGGGAGGTGTTCATAACGACGGAACACTCCTACGGATTTGTTAACAACAAGCCACTCCTACCTGGCCACATCCTTCTAACgacattaaaaaggaaagaaaaatataacgaCCTAGAAATAGATGAAGTTATAGACATTAATTTGTTATCCAACTTTATGTGCCATGTCATGGGTGCCATACACAACACAACCAACTTCTCTATAGCCATACAGGATGGTAAGGATGCAGGGCAAACGGTAGATCAGgtccacatacatataattccCAGAAAAAACTCCGACTACCAGAATAATgataacatatataaagacatgaataaattaaattGGGGATACGGAAGAGATGTCGTTTGTTCCTCATGCAAAAATTTGGTGAAGGTTCCGTTGAAGGGCCCAGTTGAGGAGAACTTCAAGTTGGAAGAATTCAA caCCGTTCTGAGGTCCATCGACGAAATGGAAGTAGAAGCGAACACGATAAGGTCTTACATCGAAGCCAATTTTGCGTCACCCTGA